The Thermosynechococcus sp. CL-1 genomic interval TGGCCGCAGGCACATCGATGTTATCTACACCAACCCCCGCCCGACCAATAATCTTCAGTTGGTTGGCGGCCTCAATGACCGCCTTAGTGACCTTGGTTCCCGATCGAATCATCAGGGCATCGTACTCGGGAATGATTTTGATCAGTTCTGCCTCTGAGAGGCCAAGTTTGACATCGACTTGTGCCACTTGGGCAAGCAAATCAAGCCCCACCTGTTCAATGGGATCGGAAACCAGCACTTTGGGCATAGGTAAACACTAGGTATAATGCCAGACTAGTTATGCTATCACATTTTATTTCCCTAAGGGTAGGGGTAGAATGTGTTTCAGCAAAACTCCTGCGATAGGGGGGGCGATCGTTCCTCCCTTCCTGTTTTTCTTGATTGCGCTCAGATTAGAATGGCTCACCCAGAAAGAGTTACGACAGCAGTAGAACCACACCCGCTGCTGCAGCAATCTCTACACCGGCTGCAACTGTGCGCGCCCACTGCTCATCATCCTCTTTTTCTTTGATGGCCAAGAGCAGGAAAAACTGATCTTCATCACTTAAATTTTGAACAAAGGATTCTGAAAGCATTTCCAAGGGTAGAGTTTTGAAATAGTCAATGTGACGACGAATGTAACTAGATTGCTCCTGTAATCGTCGTTCTTTTTTCTGCGCAGCAGCGGCCTTTGCTGCTTCGGTTTCCTTTTTAATCTCACATAGAATTTTGTATTTTCGGGGACTCACTGTTTTTGTCAGCATTGCCCCCAAGGTTCCCCAAAAGCAGAAGAAAGCCCACAGGTATCCCAGAAAGCCCAAAAGACCGCCTACACTCCCTACCAATAGGCCAACCAACAAGAGAATCCCCCCCTGAATAACGTTGCCCCATTTTGTTGCTGGATCGACTGTATCCAAATCGTCAATCCTGAGGCCGTGGCAAGCTAGCTTTTGCCGCTGTTGTTGGTCAATAGCATTGATTGATTGCTGATACTGCCGTTGAATGGTCTGCCGCTCTGTCTCCAGTTTCCGAGCTACGGCTTCCATACGAGCGGGATCGAAAATGGAGCGGGCAGTTCTAACATCTGTTGCTGGTTGGGTAGGTGGGGGCGGGCGATCGCCCTGCTCCATGAGGTAGGCATAGGCTTCGTTGATTTGCTTGAAGTGCTCCTCGACGATTTGCCGCGCCTTTTTGGGGGTCTCAGGAGGCAGTTTATCAGGGTGGCACTCTTGGCAGAGGCGGCGATAGGCTGCTTTGATCTGCTCTTTGGAAGCACCCGGCTGCAAGCCAAGAATGTCGTAGTAGTCGGTCATGGTTTCTTAGGTATTTATTCAAGCTCAACAGGTCAAGAAGATTTGAAAGGAAATAGTTGCAAACATCCTCCAGACGTATTCAAGTGTTTCAGAAACTTGAGTCGTGGATTTTGGGTGACCCCAAAAATCGTAATAACTTGATAGTTCCCTAAGTCAGCCACCCAAACTGGCGAGGGTTTGCCAGTGGAACCACAGAGGTTTTTGTCGTAGTTACCATTCACCTTAAGGCTAGGGTCATGAAGAAGGGCAAGGCCGTAGGGCTTTTCTCCGCTGGGATCACCACTGCAAACGACGATACGGCAGTTTGCATCAATTGCTTCTGCCCATTGGTCGGTAGTAACAGTGCCAATGGATAATGGTTGAGTCGGGTTGATTGGGTGATTACTAAGCTGCCCTAAAGCTTCATAAAACCTTTGAAGTCGCTGTTGAAAAATTTCTTTGAATTCCTTGGCACTGCTGGGGAGTTCCCAAAAGGGAGCCTCGTCTTCAGGAATCAGATTAGAACCACGCCACCAGGGTGCTTGGTTACGGGTTTTACGAGAGTAGCAAGGGCGACGTGCCCCTTGACCAATGCCACCCAAGTGAAACATGAGCCACGTCAAGTTGCTTGCCAGCTCTTTTAGCGTTTCTTTGTGGGCATCAGGAACTTCAGAAGAATAGTCTAATACCAGTGTCCCCTGTTCTTCTCCATAGGGATCGTTTTTACCTTCCTCATTAGGGCGTGCCTCAGGTTGGGTCACCCTCCCATTAATCACCCGTACCCGCAGGTAGCCATGTTTGGGTTGCGGCTGAATTGCGCCAAAAATCATTCCCTCAAGGCGTTGGACTTCTGCTGGGGGCAACACCCCCCGCGCAAAGGCGCGAAACCAGTACCGTAGCATTGACTTGAAGGCTGTGGCTCGCACCTCGGCCTCTGGTTGTCCCCGCATTTGCCATTGTTGATTTCTATCATTCCATCTCCATCCAGTAAATTCTTGGCGACCGTGGATGAGTTGGCCTTGAACGGTAAAATCCACACTAAAGAAGCCACGCCCCACCTGTTTTAGGGATTCGACTAAAATGCCGTAGCCTGCATTCACTTGCGAACCAATCCCTTGGGTCAGGCCGCGAATCAACCAGTCCTTGACCTGTTTAAGCATTTGAGGAGAGCAATGATTGGTAGGTTTAATACCAATAAGAAATGAAGCTTCTCGCAGGGAAAAGAACACGTTTGGGTTGGCAGCATACTTGAGGTTGCCATTATCCCATGACCAGAGATTATTGGCCATGTCCACTGCTAGTCCCCCGCTCTTTTGTTCAGGCAAGGGGTAGGCGTCGAGGAAAATAATTTTGCCAGCTTTTTCGCTAGAGTCCCTGCTGTCGAGATAACCAAAGTAACGCTGGCCGACGAGTTTGTCTGCTTCAGCCCAAGGTACACCTTGGTTTGCCATCACCTCCCGAATGGCTTGGGCACGAGCAACGCCCCGCAAGGTACTGGAGGGAATATAGGGAATGCCTAGATTATCAAAGGCAGGCAGAAGGATACTTTCAGGACCACGGTGGCCACCAACACGGATGCGCCATGGGCAGGTGACTTCAAAACAATTGCCTTTGCCGGCAATTTGGTGGGTGCGCTCTGTTAAGACCTGCAAACGTTGGCGATAGTCACCCTGCTCTGCCGTTGTCACTAGTTCCACTTTCGTACCATCTTTGGCGGGGCTATCGGGCGATCGCATCCAGCGCAGATACTCGACAAACCCTGCAGTTTGATCGGGCTTGGGATTTGGATCAAGGGGATGTTCGAGCCATGGGGAAGGACGGGGTGGAGTGTTCCCGCCCTTTTGGGAACCACCACTATTGCCTCTGCCACCTTTACCACTACCGCTATTGCCAGCGTTTCTTGAATTGGGACGCTGGGTTGCTTTATGCGTTTGAGGTCGCTGTAATGCAGGGTTATTTGTCATGTTGTACTCCTCCTAGTCTGCATTTCCAATGCCAACGTACAGGGCAGTTGTCCAGAAGCTAAATTCACGGGCAATTTGTAACCCTAAGCCGGTTAAGCCAAGGTAGGACTCTGTATCAAGGTTCTTCAGGGTTTCTAAACCTTTGCCATTGGCCAAATTCTGAACATCCGCCGTTTCCTCAAGGACACGGAAAAAAGCTTTGACAACCTCCTTCTTCCCCTCTTGACTGAGAGCAGCTTCTTCCGCTTTTAGGCGCATCAGTCCCCAAGTGGCCAAGTAGGTGTAGAGTTCAACGGCTTGGCTTTTTTGCTCCCCCAGCCGAGTGTCGTCTTTTGTGTCATTCCGCAGTTGACTCAAGGCTTCATAGACTGGCTGTGCCATTGTGCGTGGATCAAAGGCCATAATTAACCTCCCAAGGGACAAGTTGGACAAAGCCGCGACCAAGGCTTTCTTGACCACCAATTTGGAGAATTGGGTGGCTATCGAAAACATCCCGCAGATCGCTTTTCACTTTTTCTGCGGCGCCATTGAGCTGGGCAACCGTCCCCCACGGGAAGTACATCAATGTATCGGGGGGAATGGCTTCCTCGTAGCGAAAACCGCCTTTAACGGTTTTGTGTTGATCGAGTTTCACCTTGACCTGTCGCCACAGGCTGGTTTCAATGAGGGTTTTGCAGTGCTGATCGGGCAGAACCAAGACCTGTTGAATTTGGGTTTGCTCGCGGATCGGAATCCACTCTTGCCATTTCTCCCAAAGTTTGAGCTGATCGCCTTTGAGAATCGCGTCCTTGAGATAAACAGGTTTCTTGTTACCTAAATTGGTGCTGTAGGCAGCGACTGTTTCTAAGGACTGACCAGTGAGGCGTTGCCAACGATGCAGCAGCATGGGGCAGCTAATCCAGATCACGCCATGGCTGAGGGAGGGAACCGGTACCCACAGGAGTGAACCATCGCCGACCCACACTTGCCCTTGGGTAAGGTTGGTGTTTTCGCCGCCCATGACATCTTCAATGGTGTTGCCCCAAAGGCGGTTGCGGTTTTTGTGGGGGGTACTGGCACGCAAGCGACCCCGAATCGTGCTGGAGGGAATGTAGGGCAACTCTGTGTGGGACTCCCGCGCAATGCCGAGAAGGTTGCCCTCTTGGGTGGTGCCACCCGTGTGCAGGGGGGAGAGAAGGTAGAGGTAGGCAAGGTTAAACATTGTTGATCATCCAGTCTCTTTGAGGTCAACGTGTATCGGTGCTCACCTATTTATCCATTCGTATTCGGGTGGTTATGCAGTGCCCCAGAGCAATTGGCCGTAGTGAAGTTTTTCAAACGTGGTGCGAGCTTTGGGGGCTACACCGCCGAGGAGTTGTTGGGGCTGGGGAGAGGGAGGCTGAGCAAAGCGATAGATAGTTCCCGGCCTGACATAGGCACGCTGTGCGGAATAGCCCAATTGGAGCTGCCCGTTGCGACGGGTGAAGGTACTGAGGCCACCGGCTAGGAGGGGGCGATCGCCCACCACACCAATCAGATGCTCTTGCCAATCATGGGGATACAGTCCATAAACAGGTGCGTCAGCCACCACGGGCGCCAAGCCGGGAGTCAGTACATAGGCTAGGGTTTCTTGACCGGTGCCTTGAAACCGCTCTAGGTCTGCAAAGAGATGTTTCTTTAGGGCATGCACCTGGGCCTGATGCCCCTCCCCCCCAATGCGCACGACTCCCTCTCGATTGGCAACACTGATGCCGGCCACAA includes:
- a CDS encoding J domain-containing protein produces the protein MTDYYDILGLQPGASKEQIKAAYRRLCQECHPDKLPPETPKKARQIVEEHFKQINEAYAYLMEQGDRPPPPTQPATDVRTARSIFDPARMEAVARKLETERQTIQRQYQQSINAIDQQQRQKLACHGLRIDDLDTVDPATKWGNVIQGGILLLVGLLVGSVGGLLGFLGYLWAFFCFWGTLGAMLTKTVSPRKYKILCEIKKETEAAKAAAAQKKERRLQEQSSYIRRHIDYFKTLPLEMLSESFVQNLSDEDQFFLLLAIKEKEDDEQWARTVAAGVEIAAAAGVVLLLS
- a CDS encoding RAMP superfamily CRISPR-associated protein, giving the protein MTNNPALQRPQTHKATQRPNSRNAGNSGSGKGGRGNSGGSQKGGNTPPRPSPWLEHPLDPNPKPDQTAGFVEYLRWMRSPDSPAKDGTKVELVTTAEQGDYRQRLQVLTERTHQIAGKGNCFEVTCPWRIRVGGHRGPESILLPAFDNLGIPYIPSSTLRGVARAQAIREVMANQGVPWAEADKLVGQRYFGYLDSRDSSEKAGKIIFLDAYPLPEQKSGGLAVDMANNLWSWDNGNLKYAANPNVFFSLREASFLIGIKPTNHCSPQMLKQVKDWLIRGLTQGIGSQVNAGYGILVESLKQVGRGFFSVDFTVQGQLIHGRQEFTGWRWNDRNQQWQMRGQPEAEVRATAFKSMLRYWFRAFARGVLPPAEVQRLEGMIFGAIQPQPKHGYLRVRVINGRVTQPEARPNEEGKNDPYGEEQGTLVLDYSSEVPDAHKETLKELASNLTWLMFHLGGIGQGARRPCYSRKTRNQAPWWRGSNLIPEDEAPFWELPSSAKEFKEIFQQRLQRFYEALGQLSNHPINPTQPLSIGTVTTDQWAEAIDANCRIVVCSGDPSGEKPYGLALLHDPSLKVNGNYDKNLCGSTGKPSPVWVADLGNYQVITIFGVTQNPRLKFLKHLNTSGGCLQLFPFKSS
- the cmr4 gene encoding type III-B CRISPR module RAMP protein Cmr4, whose product is MFNLAYLYLLSPLHTGGTTQEGNLLGIARESHTELPYIPSSTIRGRLRASTPHKNRNRLWGNTIEDVMGGENTNLTQGQVWVGDGSLLWVPVPSLSHGVIWISCPMLLHRWQRLTGQSLETVAAYSTNLGNKKPVYLKDAILKGDQLKLWEKWQEWIPIREQTQIQQVLVLPDQHCKTLIETSLWRQVKVKLDQHKTVKGGFRYEEAIPPDTLMYFPWGTVAQLNGAAEKVKSDLRDVFDSHPILQIGGQESLGRGFVQLVPWEVNYGL